In Wolbachia endosymbiont of Aedes albopictus, one DNA window encodes the following:
- the cgtA gene encoding Obg family GTPase CgtA, with product MGFIDEVKLCLKAGDGGDGCASFRREKFVEFGGPNGGNGGKGGNIVFISDANLNTLLYFRYRRHIKADNGKNGAGRDRSGTAGKDVILRVPVGAQIIDEESEDIIVDLDKPGMEFQVAQGGKGGLGNTNFKSSTNKAPRHFTYGQPGEEKHVLLKLKVLSDVGIIGMPNAGKSKFLTRCSNSDTKVGDYPFTTVRPHLGVTKVDDSEVVIADIPGIITDAHLGVGLGHKFLKHIKRCQILLHLIDVTHDDVVSAYSCIHNELELYNGDLVEKEEIVVLNKCDLLREAEILEKKNHLANYLNKEVLCLSINGDLQPILRLLSEKLKKSNSKEIDVYDPFKM from the coding sequence ATGGGTTTTATAGACGAAGTAAAATTGTGTTTAAAAGCCGGTGATGGTGGTGACGGTTGTGCAAGTTTTCGTCGAGAAAAGTTCGTTGAATTTGGTGGTCCAAATGGTGGTAATGGAGGAAAGGGTGGAAACATAGTTTTCATCAGCGACGCTAACCTCAACACTTTGCTTTATTTTCGTTATAGAAGACACATTAAAGCAGATAATGGGAAAAATGGTGCAGGCAGGGATAGATCTGGCACAGCGGGGAAAGACGTTATACTTCGAGTTCCAGTCGGTGCACAAATAATTGATGAAGAAAGTGAGGATATAATAGTAGATCTTGACAAGCCTGGTATGGAATTTCAAGTAGCACAGGGTGGAAAAGGTGGACTTGGAAATACTAATTTTAAATCTTCTACTAATAAGGCACCAAGACATTTTACTTACGGTCAGCCTGGCGAAGAAAAACATGTATTATTAAAACTAAAAGTTTTATCAGATGTTGGAATTATTGGCATGCCAAACGCAGGTAAATCAAAATTTTTGACTCGCTGCTCAAATTCCGATACAAAAGTAGGCGATTATCCATTTACCACTGTAAGACCCCACTTAGGTGTGACAAAAGTGGATGATAGCGAAGTTGTAATAGCAGATATTCCTGGAATAATCACTGATGCTCACCTTGGAGTTGGGCTCGGACATAAATTTTTAAAGCACATAAAAAGGTGTCAAATTTTACTTCATTTAATCGATGTAACTCATGATGACGTTGTTTCGGCTTATAGTTGTATCCATAATGAATTGGAACTTTACAATGGTGATCTTGTTGAAAAAGAAGAGATTGTAGTATTAAACAAATGCGACTTGCTGAGAGAAGCAGAAATTCTGGAAAAGAAGAATCACCTAGCCAATTATCTTAATAAAGAAGTGCTGTGCTTATCAATTAATGGTGATTTACAGCCTATTTTAAGATTATTAAGTGAAAAATTGAAAAAGAGTAATTCTAAGGAAATCGATGTATATGATCCTTTTAAGATGTGA
- the eno gene encoding phosphopyruvate hydratase gives MNKIINNVFAREILDSRGYPTVEVEIELCDGAIGRAAVPSGASTGKLEALELRDQDERRYCGKGVLKAVQAVNGVITDKIIGMNAADQNAIDKALIELDGTKNKSKLGANATLGVSLAVAKAAANSFKIPLYRYLGGEQMSVMPVPLINIINGGVHADNKLNFQEFMILPVGAETFSEAIRISAEVFHNLRSILKKKGYSTNVGDEGGFAPNIESTEEALDLIIYAIESAGYSAQSDFALGLDVASSTFYEDGIYKFENKELTSKELTEYYCNLVEGYPIISIEDAMSEDDYEGWKLLTAKLGSKIQLVGDDLFVTNCELIGKGIEEKMANAVLIKPNQIGTLTETFAAIEMAKSNNYKAVISHRSGETEDTTISHIAVASNCGQIKTGSLSRSDRLAKYNELMRIEGTLGKDAKYYRGLAWVL, from the coding sequence ATGAATAAGATAATCAACAATGTATTTGCAAGAGAAATTTTAGACAGCAGGGGTTACCCAACCGTTGAGGTAGAAATTGAGCTTTGTGATGGAGCAATAGGTAGAGCTGCTGTACCTTCTGGAGCTTCAACTGGTAAGCTAGAGGCATTGGAGCTAAGAGATCAAGATGAAAGAAGGTATTGTGGTAAGGGAGTGCTGAAAGCTGTTCAAGCTGTAAATGGAGTGATAACAGATAAAATCATTGGAATGAATGCAGCGGACCAAAATGCAATTGATAAAGCATTAATTGAACTGGATGGAACAAAAAATAAATCTAAACTTGGAGCAAATGCAACCTTGGGTGTGTCTCTTGCGGTTGCAAAAGCAGCAGCAAACAGTTTCAAAATACCGTTGTATAGATATTTGGGAGGAGAGCAGATGAGTGTTATGCCAGTTCCACTCATTAACATAATTAATGGTGGAGTACATGCAGACAATAAGCTCAATTTCCAAGAATTCATGATTCTTCCGGTCGGTGCTGAGACTTTCAGTGAAGCTATCAGAATATCTGCGGAGGTGTTCCACAACTTACGTAGCATTCTTAAGAAAAAAGGTTATAGCACAAACGTAGGAGATGAAGGTGGTTTTGCACCAAATATTGAAAGTACTGAAGAAGCACTTGACTTGATCATATACGCTATAGAATCAGCAGGTTATTCAGCGCAAAGTGATTTTGCACTAGGCCTTGATGTTGCTTCATCTACTTTTTATGAAGATGGAATTTACAAATTTGAAAATAAAGAGCTTACTTCAAAAGAATTGACTGAATATTATTGTAATCTTGTGGAAGGATATCCAATAATTTCTATAGAGGATGCAATGAGTGAAGACGATTACGAAGGTTGGAAATTACTTACTGCAAAATTGGGGAGTAAAATTCAATTGGTTGGGGATGATTTATTTGTTACAAATTGTGAACTAATAGGCAAAGGAATAGAAGAAAAAATGGCAAATGCTGTGCTGATCAAGCCAAATCAAATAGGAACGTTAACAGAAACTTTTGCTGCTATTGAAATGGCAAAATCAAACAACTACAAAGCTGTTATTTCTCACCGCTCAGGTGAAACAGAAGACACAACAATATCTCATATAGCAGTTGCATCAAATTGCGGGCAAATAAAAACCGGGTCGCTGTCGCGTTCTGATAGGCTAGCGAAGTATAACGAGCTAATGAGAATAGAAGGCACATTAGGAAAAGATGCTAAATATTATCGTGGGTTAGCATGGGTTTTATAG
- the murC gene encoding UDP-N-acetylmuramate--L-alanine ligase has product MRILNYTIINLVMSKHLLLNINKTQKRIIHIIGIGGIGMSAIAEIFHNSNYKVQGSDAQSNNNVDRLQRLGIEVFIGHNANNISQAQIVVHSSAIESDNVELVTARNNNKTILHRSDILTEIMKDKYVIAVSGSSGKTTTTAMIASIFNHSNIDATVIVGGILNSYQSNSRLGKSDIFLIEADESDGTMLKIPVNIAVITSINDDHIEYYGTFDDIKNAFSQFINSADSAILPDSIGINYNASNSVTFGFEGGNIRAGNIKQHANSIEFDVLNNCIPVSRTGMTEKQVSSHHPLSSQCVTLGSSPLKNIVLSNAIGMHKVSNALAAISVAIKLGISNAEIKKGLLEFQGVARRFSLIANIKGVKLIEDYAHHPNEIYATLTAARSITKGKVIGIIEPLRFARIRNFFDEFIRIFMMFDYVILTPVHPPEDKPIPGCGINDIQEALISNGFDSVEIMNDSLLISRFISDSTSPGDIVLFIGAGSNIDKLAKETAKLIAETIQTVS; this is encoded by the coding sequence ATGAGGATTTTAAATTATACTATAATAAATTTAGTAATGAGTAAACATCTACTGCTAAATATTAACAAAACTCAAAAAAGAATAATACATATAATTGGTATAGGTGGAATCGGAATGAGTGCCATTGCTGAAATTTTTCACAACTCGAATTACAAAGTTCAAGGCAGTGATGCACAATCAAACAACAATGTAGATAGATTACAAAGGCTGGGCATAGAGGTTTTTATTGGTCACAATGCTAATAATATAAGCCAAGCTCAAATAGTTGTACATTCTTCTGCGATAGAATCTGATAATGTGGAGTTAGTAACAGCGAGAAATAACAATAAAACCATTTTGCATAGATCAGACATACTTACTGAAATTATGAAAGATAAATATGTGATAGCAGTTTCAGGTTCAAGTGGAAAGACGACAACAACAGCTATGATTGCTTCTATTTTTAATCATTCTAATATTGATGCAACTGTAATTGTAGGGGGAATACTAAATTCGTATCAGAGTAATTCAAGACTTGGAAAGAGTGACATTTTTTTAATCGAAGCTGATGAGTCTGATGGAACCATGCTAAAAATTCCTGTGAATATTGCTGTTATAACGAGTATTAATGATGACCACATAGAATATTACGGTACATTTGATGATATTAAAAATGCGTTTTCTCAGTTTATAAACAGCGCAGATTCTGCAATTTTGCCTGATTCTATAGGTATTAATTATAATGCAAGTAATTCTGTGACGTTTGGGTTTGAGGGCGGTAACATTAGAGCTGGCAACATTAAACAGCATGCTAACAGCATAGAATTTGACGTGTTGAACAACTGTATTCCAGTGTCACGCACTGGAATGACAGAAAAACAGGTGTCATCCCATCACCCTCTGTCATCCCAGTGTGTGACACTGGGATCCAGCCCTTTAAAAAACATAGTACTATCAAACGCAATAGGGATGCATAAGGTCAGCAACGCCTTGGCTGCAATATCAGTTGCGATAAAGCTCGGGATTAGCAATGCAGAGATTAAAAAAGGCCTTTTGGAATTCCAAGGAGTAGCAAGAAGATTCTCTTTGATTGCCAATATTAAAGGCGTTAAGTTAATTGAGGATTATGCCCATCATCCAAATGAAATATATGCAACTTTAACGGCTGCACGTTCGATTACTAAAGGAAAAGTAATAGGAATTATTGAACCACTTCGTTTTGCTCGCATTCGTAATTTTTTTGATGAATTCATACGAATTTTCATGATGTTTGATTATGTCATCCTCACTCCTGTTCATCCCCCAGAAGACAAGCCTATTCCTGGTTGTGGGATTAATGATATACAAGAAGCTTTAATCAGTAATGGGTTTGATAGCGTAGAAATCATGAATGATTCTCTACTCATTTCACGTTTTATTAGTGATTCGACAAGTCCAGGTGATATAGTATTATTTATTGGTGCTGGTAGCAATATAGATAAATTGGCAAAGGAAACTGCGAAGCTCATAGCAGAAACTATACAAACGGTTAGTTAA
- a CDS encoding septal ring lytic transglycosylase RlpA family protein, protein MIKNLAFLCLIFVLMSSCSFSNRFNCTAGHYKIGCSYTINGITYYPKDCKHYEEIGIASWYGIEDHGTLTANGEVFNRHLISAAHKTLPLPCFALVTNLENGRKLVVRINDRGPFIEGRIIDLSEKAAQVLGLHKVGLAKVKVQYLRKMSEQLIQNTPHYRKQYEKEMQKRHPKQDSAESKGYVAFFKSAQAAKSTASKLRNQGIKNVRLLFKNDQYCVKVSYR, encoded by the coding sequence ATGATAAAAAACTTAGCCTTCCTATGTCTAATATTTGTTTTGATGAGTAGTTGCAGTTTTAGCAACAGGTTTAATTGCACTGCAGGTCATTATAAAATTGGCTGCAGCTACACAATAAATGGTATAACTTATTATCCAAAAGACTGTAAACACTATGAAGAGATAGGGATAGCGTCGTGGTATGGAATAGAAGATCATGGCACGCTTACAGCAAATGGTGAAGTGTTTAACCGTCACTTGATCTCTGCAGCGCATAAGACTTTGCCCCTGCCCTGCTTTGCTCTTGTCACTAATTTAGAAAATGGAAGAAAGCTTGTTGTAAGGATTAATGATAGAGGGCCTTTTATTGAAGGCAGAATAATAGACTTATCAGAAAAAGCAGCTCAAGTCTTAGGATTGCATAAAGTAGGGCTTGCAAAGGTAAAAGTCCAATACCTAAGAAAGATGTCAGAACAATTGATACAAAATACTCCTCATTACAGAAAGCAATATGAAAAAGAAATGCAGAAACGTCACCCAAAACAAGACAGTGCAGAAAGTAAGGGGTATGTTGCATTTTTTAAAAGTGCTCAGGCTGCTAAATCAACTGCATCAAAGCTTCGCAATCAAGGAATAAAAAATGTTAGATTACTTTTTAAGAACGATCAGTATTGCGTGAAAGTGAGTTATAGGTAG